In Lysobacter firmicutimachus, one genomic interval encodes:
- a CDS encoding YciI family protein, which produces MKRGAWAMLVAGLCCAVPAWAGDPPASTAPAAAPSRDAALAQRLGADERGMRRYVLVILKTGPKRVPDGEERKAMFAGHFANIERLAKAGKLALAGPFAEDPDGWRGLFLLAVDDLEEARRLTATDPVIERGEMVAEYHRWYGSAAAMAIPELHDKLAPKRP; this is translated from the coding sequence ATGAAGCGAGGAGCCTGGGCGATGCTGGTCGCCGGCCTGTGTTGCGCCGTGCCGGCTTGGGCGGGCGATCCGCCGGCATCGACTGCGCCGGCAGCCGCGCCGAGTCGCGATGCGGCATTGGCTCAGCGCCTAGGCGCCGACGAGCGCGGCATGCGCCGCTACGTGCTGGTGATCCTGAAGACCGGTCCGAAGCGCGTGCCCGACGGCGAAGAGCGCAAGGCGATGTTCGCCGGCCATTTCGCCAATATCGAGCGCTTGGCCAAGGCCGGCAAACTGGCGCTGGCCGGGCCCTTCGCCGAGGACCCGGACGGCTGGCGCGGACTGTTCCTGCTCGCGGTGGACGATCTCGAGGAGGCGCGACGGCTGACCGCGACCGATCCGGTGATCGAGCGCGGCGAGATGGTCGCCGAGTACCACCGTTGGTACGGCTCGGCAGCGGCGATGGCGATTCCCGAGCTGCACGACAAGCTGGCGCCGAAGCGGCCGTGA